A window from Odocoileus virginianus isolate 20LAN1187 ecotype Illinois chromosome 24, Ovbor_1.2, whole genome shotgun sequence encodes these proteins:
- the PRPF40B gene encoding pre-mRNA-processing factor 40 homolog B isoform X11, which produces MMPPPFMPPPGIPPPFPPMGLPPMSQRPPAIPPMPPGIMPPMLPPMGAPPPLTQIPGMVPPMMPGMLMPAVPVTTATAPGADTASSAVAGTGPPRALWSEHVAPDGRIYYYNADDKQSVWEKPSVLKSKAELLLSQCPWKEYKSDTGKPYYYNNQSKESRWTRPKDLDDLEALVKQEAAGKQQQPQTLQPQPPQPQPDPPPVPPGPTLLPTGLLEPEPGGSEDCTVSEAAQPLEQGFLQQPEEGPSSSAGQHQPPQQEEEESKPEPERSGLSWSNREKAKQAFKELLRDKAVPSNASWEQAMKMVVTDPRYSALPKLSEKKQAFNAYKAQREKEEKEEARLRAKEAKQTLQHFLEQHERMTSTTRYRRAEQTFGELEVWAVVPERDRKEVYDDVLFFLAKKEKEQAKQLRRRNIQALKSILDGMSSVNFQTTWSQAQQYLMDNPSFAQDHQLQNMDKEDALICFEEHIRALEREEEEERERARLRERRQQRKNREAFQTFLDELHETGQLHSMSTWMELYPAVSTDIRFANMLGQPGSTPLDLFKFYVEELKARFHDEKKIIKDILKDRGFCVEVNTAFEDFAHVISFDKRAAALDAGNIKLTFNSLLEKAEAREREREKEEARRLRRREAAFRSMLRQAVPALELGTAWEEVRERFVCDSAFEQITLESERIRLFREFLQVLETECQHLHSKGRKHGRKGKKHHRKRSHSPSVSWRGSESGDEELPPPSLRPPKRRRRNPSESGSEPSSSLDSVESGGAALGGRGSPSSRLLLGSDHGLRKAKKPKKKTKKRRHKSNSPESETDPEEKAAKESDEKEPEQDKDRDLRRAELPNRSPAFGIKKEKTGWDTSESELSEGELERRRRTLLQQLDDHQ; this is translated from the exons ATGATGCCACCACCCTTC ATGCCTCCTCCAGGAATCCCCCCACCTTTTCCTCCAATGGGGCTTCCTCCCATGAGTCAGAGACCACCGGCCATCCCCCCCATGCCACCTGGCATCATGCCCCCAATGCTCCCACCAATGGGGGCACCACCACCGCTCACACAG ATACCAGGAATGGTACCTCCCATGATGCCAGGAATGCTGATGCCAGCAGTGCCCGTCACCACAGCG ACGGCTCCGGGTGCGGACACCGCCAGCT CTGCTGTGGCTGGGACAGGCCCTCCG aGGGCACTGTGGAGTGAGCATGTGGCCCCTGATGGGCGCATCTACTACTACAATGCTGACGACAAGCAGTCCGTGTGGGAGAAGCCCAGCGTGCTCAAGTCCAAGGCAGAG CTCCTGCTGTCCCAGTGTCCCTGGAAAGAGTACAAGTCGGACACAGGCAAACCTTACTACTACAACAATCAGAGTAAGGAGTCCCGCTGGACCCGGCCCAAGGACCTGGATGACTtggagg CTCTAGTCAAACAAGAGGCTGCAGG GAAACAGCAGCAGCCACAGACACTACAGCCACAGCCTCCTCAGCCTCAGCCCGATCCCCCACCTGTGCCGCCTGGCCCCACCTTGCTGCCCACAGGCCTCCTAGAACCTGAGCCAGGTGGGAGTGAAGATTGCACTGTGTCAGAGGCTGCCCAGCCCCTGGAGCAGGGGTTCCTGCAGCAGCCAGAGGAGGGCCCCAGCAG TTCTGCTGGACAGCATCAGCCACCAcagcaagaggaagaagaatcAAAACCGGAGCCGGAGAGGTCTGGTCTCAGTTGGAGTAACCGGGAGAAGGCAAAGCAGGCCTTCAAGGAGCTGCTGAGGGACAAG GCTGTCCCCTCCAATGCTTCGTGGGAACAGGCCATGAAGATGGTGGTCACTGACCCCCGTTACAG TGCCTTGCCCAAACTGAGTGAGAAAAAGCAGGCATTCAATGCCTACAAAGCACAgcgggagaaggaggagaaggaagaggcccGGCTAAGAGCCAAGGAGGCCAAGCAGACCTTGCAGCATTTCCTGGAGCAGCATGAACGCATGACCTCCACCACCCGCTACCG GCGGGCAGAACAGACGTTTGGGGAGCTGGAGGTCTGGGCTGTGGTCCCTGAGAGGGATCGAAAAGAGGTTTATGATGATGTCCTCTTCTTCCTGGCCAAGAAGGAGAAG GAACAGGCTAAGCAGCTGCGGCGCCGCAACATCCAGGCCCTGAAGAGCATCCTAGATGGGATGAGTAGTGTCAACTTCCAAACCACCTGGTCCCAGGCCCAGCAGTACCTCATGGATAATCCCAGCTTTGCTCAGGACCATCAGCTGCAGA ACATGGACAAGGAAGATGCGCTGATCTGCTTTGAGGAGCACATCCGAGctttggagagggaggaggaggaggagcgagAGCGAGCCCGACTTCGGGAGCGGCGCCAGCAGCGCAAGAACCGGGAGGCCTTCCAG ACCTTCCTGGACGAGCTGCACGAGACAGGGCAGCTGCACTCCATGTCCACCTGGATGGAGCTGTACCCAGCGGTCAGCACTGACATCCGCTTTGCCAACATGCTGGGCCAGCCGG GCTCCACCCCTCTGGACTTGTTCAAGTTCTATGTGGAGGAGTTGAAGGCACGATTCCATGATGAGAAGAAGATCATAAAGGACATCCTTAAG GACCGGGGCTTCTGCGTGGAGGTGAACACAGCCTTCGAGGACTTCGCCCACGTCATAAGCTTTGACAAGAGGGCTGCTGCGCTGGATGCAGGCAACATCAAGCTGACTTTCAATAGT CTGCTGGAAAAAGCAGAGGCACGCGAGAGAGAGCGGGAGAAGGAGGAGGCCCGGCGGCTGCGGCGCAGGGAAGCTGCCTTCCGAAGCATGCTGAGGCAGGCTGTGCCTGCTCTGGAGCTGGGCACGGCCTGGGAAGAG GTCCGTGAGCGCTTTGTGTGCGACTCAGCCTTTGAGCAGATCACCCTGGAGTCGGAGCGGATCCGGCTCTTTCGGGAGTTCCTGCAGGTACTGGAG ACGGAATGCCAGCACCTCCACAGCAAAGGCCGGAAGCACGGCAGAAAGGGCAAGAAGCACCATCGCAAGCGCTCCCACTCACCTTCAGTGAGTTGGCGG GGCTCTGAGTCAGGAGACGAGGAGCTGCCCCCACCCTCTCTCCGGCCCCCCAAGCGGAGGCGACGGAACCCCTCGGAGTCGGGCTCTGAGCCCTCTTCCTCACTTGATTCTGTTGAAAGTGGGGGTGCTGCCCTTGGAGGACGGGGTTCCCCCTCCTCTCGCCTTCTCCTCGGATCAG ATCATGGTCTTCGGAAagccaagaaaccaaaaaagaaaactaagaagagAAGACACAAGTCG AACAGTCCTGAGAGTGAGACAGACCCTGAGGAGAAAGCTGCCAAGGAGAGTGATGAGAAAGAACCAGAACAGGACAAGGACAGGGACCTCCGGCGGGCAGAGCTCCCTAACCGCTCCCCAGCCTTTGGGATCAAGAAGGAGAAG ACGGGCTGGGACACGTCGGAAAGCGAGCTGAGCGAGGGGGAGCTGGAAAGACGGCGGCGGACGCTCTTGCAGCAGCTGGACGACCACCAGTGA
- the PRPF40B gene encoding pre-mRNA-processing factor 40 homolog B isoform X9, translating to MKTRSNLFIRRVMPPPGIPPPFPPMGLPPMSQRPPAIPPMPPGIMPPMLPPMGAPPPLTQIPGMVPPMMPGMLMPAVPVTTATAPGADTASSAVAGTGPPRALWSEHVAPDGRIYYYNADDKQSVWEKPSVLKSKAELLLSQCPWKEYKSDTGKPYYYNNQSKESRWTRPKDLDDLEALVKQEAAGKQQQPQTLQPQPPQPQPDPPPVPPGPTLLPTGLLEPEPGGSEDCTVSEAAQPLEQGFLQQPEEGPSSSAGQHQPPQQEEEESKPEPERSGLSWSNREKAKQAFKELLRDKAVPSNASWEQAMKMVVTDPRYSALPKLSEKKQAFNAYKAQREKEEKEEARLRAKEAKQTLQHFLEQHERMTSTTRYRRAEQTFGELEVWAVVPERDRKEVYDDVLFFLAKKEKEQAKQLRRRNIQALKSILDGMSSVNFQTTWSQAQQYLMDNPSFAQDHQLQNMDKEDALICFEEHIRALEREEEEERERARLRERRQQRKNREAFQTFLDELHETGQLHSMSTWMELYPAVSTDIRFANMLGQPGSTPLDLFKFYVEELKARFHDEKKIIKDILKDRGFCVEVNTAFEDFAHVISFDKRAAALDAGNIKLTFNSLLEKAEAREREREKEEARRLRRREAAFRSMLRQAVPALELGTAWEEVRERFVCDSAFEQITLESERIRLFREFLQVLETECQHLHSKGRKHGRKGKKHHRKRSHSPSVSWRGSESGDEELPPPSLRPPKRRRRNPSESGSEPSSSLDSVESGGAALGGRGSPSSRLLLGSDHGLRKAKKPKKKTKKRRHKSNSPESETDPEEKAAKESDEKEPEQDKDRDLRRAELPNRSPAFGIKKEKTGWDTSESELSEGELERRRRTLLQQLDDHQ from the exons ATGCCTCCTCCAGGAATCCCCCCACCTTTTCCTCCAATGGGGCTTCCTCCCATGAGTCAGAGACCACCGGCCATCCCCCCCATGCCACCTGGCATCATGCCCCCAATGCTCCCACCAATGGGGGCACCACCACCGCTCACACAG ATACCAGGAATGGTACCTCCCATGATGCCAGGAATGCTGATGCCAGCAGTGCCCGTCACCACAGCG ACGGCTCCGGGTGCGGACACCGCCAGCT CTGCTGTGGCTGGGACAGGCCCTCCG aGGGCACTGTGGAGTGAGCATGTGGCCCCTGATGGGCGCATCTACTACTACAATGCTGACGACAAGCAGTCCGTGTGGGAGAAGCCCAGCGTGCTCAAGTCCAAGGCAGAG CTCCTGCTGTCCCAGTGTCCCTGGAAAGAGTACAAGTCGGACACAGGCAAACCTTACTACTACAACAATCAGAGTAAGGAGTCCCGCTGGACCCGGCCCAAGGACCTGGATGACTtggagg CTCTAGTCAAACAAGAGGCTGCAGG GAAACAGCAGCAGCCACAGACACTACAGCCACAGCCTCCTCAGCCTCAGCCCGATCCCCCACCTGTGCCGCCTGGCCCCACCTTGCTGCCCACAGGCCTCCTAGAACCTGAGCCAGGTGGGAGTGAAGATTGCACTGTGTCAGAGGCTGCCCAGCCCCTGGAGCAGGGGTTCCTGCAGCAGCCAGAGGAGGGCCCCAGCAG TTCTGCTGGACAGCATCAGCCACCAcagcaagaggaagaagaatcAAAACCGGAGCCGGAGAGGTCTGGTCTCAGTTGGAGTAACCGGGAGAAGGCAAAGCAGGCCTTCAAGGAGCTGCTGAGGGACAAG GCTGTCCCCTCCAATGCTTCGTGGGAACAGGCCATGAAGATGGTGGTCACTGACCCCCGTTACAG TGCCTTGCCCAAACTGAGTGAGAAAAAGCAGGCATTCAATGCCTACAAAGCACAgcgggagaaggaggagaaggaagaggcccGGCTAAGAGCCAAGGAGGCCAAGCAGACCTTGCAGCATTTCCTGGAGCAGCATGAACGCATGACCTCCACCACCCGCTACCG GCGGGCAGAACAGACGTTTGGGGAGCTGGAGGTCTGGGCTGTGGTCCCTGAGAGGGATCGAAAAGAGGTTTATGATGATGTCCTCTTCTTCCTGGCCAAGAAGGAGAAG GAACAGGCTAAGCAGCTGCGGCGCCGCAACATCCAGGCCCTGAAGAGCATCCTAGATGGGATGAGTAGTGTCAACTTCCAAACCACCTGGTCCCAGGCCCAGCAGTACCTCATGGATAATCCCAGCTTTGCTCAGGACCATCAGCTGCAGA ACATGGACAAGGAAGATGCGCTGATCTGCTTTGAGGAGCACATCCGAGctttggagagggaggaggaggaggagcgagAGCGAGCCCGACTTCGGGAGCGGCGCCAGCAGCGCAAGAACCGGGAGGCCTTCCAG ACCTTCCTGGACGAGCTGCACGAGACAGGGCAGCTGCACTCCATGTCCACCTGGATGGAGCTGTACCCAGCGGTCAGCACTGACATCCGCTTTGCCAACATGCTGGGCCAGCCGG GCTCCACCCCTCTGGACTTGTTCAAGTTCTATGTGGAGGAGTTGAAGGCACGATTCCATGATGAGAAGAAGATCATAAAGGACATCCTTAAG GACCGGGGCTTCTGCGTGGAGGTGAACACAGCCTTCGAGGACTTCGCCCACGTCATAAGCTTTGACAAGAGGGCTGCTGCGCTGGATGCAGGCAACATCAAGCTGACTTTCAATAGT CTGCTGGAAAAAGCAGAGGCACGCGAGAGAGAGCGGGAGAAGGAGGAGGCCCGGCGGCTGCGGCGCAGGGAAGCTGCCTTCCGAAGCATGCTGAGGCAGGCTGTGCCTGCTCTGGAGCTGGGCACGGCCTGGGAAGAG GTCCGTGAGCGCTTTGTGTGCGACTCAGCCTTTGAGCAGATCACCCTGGAGTCGGAGCGGATCCGGCTCTTTCGGGAGTTCCTGCAGGTACTGGAG ACGGAATGCCAGCACCTCCACAGCAAAGGCCGGAAGCACGGCAGAAAGGGCAAGAAGCACCATCGCAAGCGCTCCCACTCACCTTCAGTGAGTTGGCGG GGCTCTGAGTCAGGAGACGAGGAGCTGCCCCCACCCTCTCTCCGGCCCCCCAAGCGGAGGCGACGGAACCCCTCGGAGTCGGGCTCTGAGCCCTCTTCCTCACTTGATTCTGTTGAAAGTGGGGGTGCTGCCCTTGGAGGACGGGGTTCCCCCTCCTCTCGCCTTCTCCTCGGATCAG ATCATGGTCTTCGGAAagccaagaaaccaaaaaagaaaactaagaagagAAGACACAAGTCG AACAGTCCTGAGAGTGAGACAGACCCTGAGGAGAAAGCTGCCAAGGAGAGTGATGAGAAAGAACCAGAACAGGACAAGGACAGGGACCTCCGGCGGGCAGAGCTCCCTAACCGCTCCCCAGCCTTTGGGATCAAGAAGGAGAAG ACGGGCTGGGACACGTCGGAAAGCGAGCTGAGCGAGGGGGAGCTGGAAAGACGGCGGCGGACGCTCTTGCAGCAGCTGGACGACCACCAGTGA
- the PRPF40B gene encoding pre-mRNA-processing factor 40 homolog B isoform X14, with protein sequence METSKLQMTLMGLSQLTLDWQKKEQSVPESGPRPPAAPAPFPPGPPMMPPPFMPPPGIPPPFPPMGLPPMSQRPPAIPPMPPGIMPPMLPPMGAPPPLTQIPGMVPPMMPGMLMPAVPVTTATAPGADTASSAVAGTGPPLLLSQCPWKEYKSDTGKPYYYNNQTLVKQEAAGKQQQPQTLQPQPPQPQPDPPPVPPGPTLLPTGLLEPEPGGSEDCTVSEAAQPLEQGFLQQPEEGPSSSAGQHQPPQQEEEESKPEPERSGLSWSNREKAKQAFKELLRDKAVPSNASWEQAMKMVVTDPRYSALPKLSEKKQAFNAYKAQREKEEKEEARLRAKEAKQTLQHFLEQHERMTSTTRYRRAEQTFGELEVWAVVPERDRKEVYDDVLFFLAKKEKEQAKQLRRRNIQALKSILDGMSSVNFQTTWSQAQQYLMDNPSFAQDHQLQNMDKEDALICFEEHIRALEREEEEERERARLRERRQQRKNREAFQTFLDELHETGQLHSMSTWMELYPAVSTDIRFANMLGQPGSTPLDLFKFYVEELKARFHDEKKIIKDILKDRGFCVEVNTAFEDFAHVISFDKRAAALDAGNIKLTFNSLLEKAEAREREREKEEARRLRRREAAFRSMLRQAVPALELGTAWEEVRERFVCDSAFEQITLESERIRLFREFLQVLETECQHLHSKGRKHGRKGKKHHRKRSHSPSVSWRGSESGDEELPPPSLRPPKRRRRNPSESGSEPSSSLDSVESGGAALGGRGSPSSRLLLGSDHGLRKAKKPKKKTKKRRHKSNSPESETDPEEKAAKESDEKEPEQDKDRDLRRAELPNRSPAFGIKKEKTGWDTSESELSEGELERRRRTLLQQLDDHQ encoded by the exons ATGGAAACTTCCAAACTACAGATGACTTTGATGGGGCTCAGCCAGCTGACTCTGGACTGGCAAAAGAAAGAACAG TCGGTTCCCGAGTCTGGTCCCCGGCCCCCAGCAGCGCCTGCCCCCTTCCCACCGGGGCCCCCCATGATGCCACCACCCTTC ATGCCTCCTCCAGGAATCCCCCCACCTTTTCCTCCAATGGGGCTTCCTCCCATGAGTCAGAGACCACCGGCCATCCCCCCCATGCCACCTGGCATCATGCCCCCAATGCTCCCACCAATGGGGGCACCACCACCGCTCACACAG ATACCAGGAATGGTACCTCCCATGATGCCAGGAATGCTGATGCCAGCAGTGCCCGTCACCACAGCG ACGGCTCCGGGTGCGGACACCGCCAGCT CTGCTGTGGCTGGGACAGGCCCTCCG CTCCTGCTGTCCCAGTGTCCCTGGAAAGAGTACAAGTCGGACACAGGCAAACCTTACTACTACAACAATCAGA CTCTAGTCAAACAAGAGGCTGCAGG GAAACAGCAGCAGCCACAGACACTACAGCCACAGCCTCCTCAGCCTCAGCCCGATCCCCCACCTGTGCCGCCTGGCCCCACCTTGCTGCCCACAGGCCTCCTAGAACCTGAGCCAGGTGGGAGTGAAGATTGCACTGTGTCAGAGGCTGCCCAGCCCCTGGAGCAGGGGTTCCTGCAGCAGCCAGAGGAGGGCCCCAGCAG TTCTGCTGGACAGCATCAGCCACCAcagcaagaggaagaagaatcAAAACCGGAGCCGGAGAGGTCTGGTCTCAGTTGGAGTAACCGGGAGAAGGCAAAGCAGGCCTTCAAGGAGCTGCTGAGGGACAAG GCTGTCCCCTCCAATGCTTCGTGGGAACAGGCCATGAAGATGGTGGTCACTGACCCCCGTTACAG TGCCTTGCCCAAACTGAGTGAGAAAAAGCAGGCATTCAATGCCTACAAAGCACAgcgggagaaggaggagaaggaagaggcccGGCTAAGAGCCAAGGAGGCCAAGCAGACCTTGCAGCATTTCCTGGAGCAGCATGAACGCATGACCTCCACCACCCGCTACCG GCGGGCAGAACAGACGTTTGGGGAGCTGGAGGTCTGGGCTGTGGTCCCTGAGAGGGATCGAAAAGAGGTTTATGATGATGTCCTCTTCTTCCTGGCCAAGAAGGAGAAG GAACAGGCTAAGCAGCTGCGGCGCCGCAACATCCAGGCCCTGAAGAGCATCCTAGATGGGATGAGTAGTGTCAACTTCCAAACCACCTGGTCCCAGGCCCAGCAGTACCTCATGGATAATCCCAGCTTTGCTCAGGACCATCAGCTGCAGA ACATGGACAAGGAAGATGCGCTGATCTGCTTTGAGGAGCACATCCGAGctttggagagggaggaggaggaggagcgagAGCGAGCCCGACTTCGGGAGCGGCGCCAGCAGCGCAAGAACCGGGAGGCCTTCCAG ACCTTCCTGGACGAGCTGCACGAGACAGGGCAGCTGCACTCCATGTCCACCTGGATGGAGCTGTACCCAGCGGTCAGCACTGACATCCGCTTTGCCAACATGCTGGGCCAGCCGG GCTCCACCCCTCTGGACTTGTTCAAGTTCTATGTGGAGGAGTTGAAGGCACGATTCCATGATGAGAAGAAGATCATAAAGGACATCCTTAAG GACCGGGGCTTCTGCGTGGAGGTGAACACAGCCTTCGAGGACTTCGCCCACGTCATAAGCTTTGACAAGAGGGCTGCTGCGCTGGATGCAGGCAACATCAAGCTGACTTTCAATAGT CTGCTGGAAAAAGCAGAGGCACGCGAGAGAGAGCGGGAGAAGGAGGAGGCCCGGCGGCTGCGGCGCAGGGAAGCTGCCTTCCGAAGCATGCTGAGGCAGGCTGTGCCTGCTCTGGAGCTGGGCACGGCCTGGGAAGAG GTCCGTGAGCGCTTTGTGTGCGACTCAGCCTTTGAGCAGATCACCCTGGAGTCGGAGCGGATCCGGCTCTTTCGGGAGTTCCTGCAGGTACTGGAG ACGGAATGCCAGCACCTCCACAGCAAAGGCCGGAAGCACGGCAGAAAGGGCAAGAAGCACCATCGCAAGCGCTCCCACTCACCTTCAGTGAGTTGGCGG GGCTCTGAGTCAGGAGACGAGGAGCTGCCCCCACCCTCTCTCCGGCCCCCCAAGCGGAGGCGACGGAACCCCTCGGAGTCGGGCTCTGAGCCCTCTTCCTCACTTGATTCTGTTGAAAGTGGGGGTGCTGCCCTTGGAGGACGGGGTTCCCCCTCCTCTCGCCTTCTCCTCGGATCAG ATCATGGTCTTCGGAAagccaagaaaccaaaaaagaaaactaagaagagAAGACACAAGTCG AACAGTCCTGAGAGTGAGACAGACCCTGAGGAGAAAGCTGCCAAGGAGAGTGATGAGAAAGAACCAGAACAGGACAAGGACAGGGACCTCCGGCGGGCAGAGCTCCCTAACCGCTCCCCAGCCTTTGGGATCAAGAAGGAGAAG ACGGGCTGGGACACGTCGGAAAGCGAGCTGAGCGAGGGGGAGCTGGAAAGACGGCGGCGGACGCTCTTGCAGCAGCTGGACGACCACCAGTGA
- the PRPF40B gene encoding pre-mRNA-processing factor 40 homolog B isoform X12: MMPPPGIPPPFPPMGLPPMSQRPPAIPPMPPGIMPPMLPPMGAPPPLTQIPGMVPPMMPGMLMPAVPVTTATAPGADTASSAVAGTGPPRALWSEHVAPDGRIYYYNADDKQSVWEKPSVLKSKAELLLSQCPWKEYKSDTGKPYYYNNQSKESRWTRPKDLDDLEALVKQEAAGKQQQPQTLQPQPPQPQPDPPPVPPGPTLLPTGLLEPEPGGSEDCTVSEAAQPLEQGFLQQPEEGPSSSAGQHQPPQQEEEESKPEPERSGLSWSNREKAKQAFKELLRDKAVPSNASWEQAMKMVVTDPRYSALPKLSEKKQAFNAYKAQREKEEKEEARLRAKEAKQTLQHFLEQHERMTSTTRYRRAEQTFGELEVWAVVPERDRKEVYDDVLFFLAKKEKEQAKQLRRRNIQALKSILDGMSSVNFQTTWSQAQQYLMDNPSFAQDHQLQNMDKEDALICFEEHIRALEREEEEERERARLRERRQQRKNREAFQTFLDELHETGQLHSMSTWMELYPAVSTDIRFANMLGQPGSTPLDLFKFYVEELKARFHDEKKIIKDILKDRGFCVEVNTAFEDFAHVISFDKRAAALDAGNIKLTFNSLLEKAEAREREREKEEARRLRRREAAFRSMLRQAVPALELGTAWEEVRERFVCDSAFEQITLESERIRLFREFLQVLETECQHLHSKGRKHGRKGKKHHRKRSHSPSVSWRGSESGDEELPPPSLRPPKRRRRNPSESGSEPSSSLDSVESGGAALGGRGSPSSRLLLGSDHGLRKAKKPKKKTKKRRHKSNSPESETDPEEKAAKESDEKEPEQDKDRDLRRAELPNRSPAFGIKKEKTGWDTSESELSEGELERRRRTLLQQLDDHQ; the protein is encoded by the exons ATGCCTCCTCCAGGAATCCCCCCACCTTTTCCTCCAATGGGGCTTCCTCCCATGAGTCAGAGACCACCGGCCATCCCCCCCATGCCACCTGGCATCATGCCCCCAATGCTCCCACCAATGGGGGCACCACCACCGCTCACACAG ATACCAGGAATGGTACCTCCCATGATGCCAGGAATGCTGATGCCAGCAGTGCCCGTCACCACAGCG ACGGCTCCGGGTGCGGACACCGCCAGCT CTGCTGTGGCTGGGACAGGCCCTCCG aGGGCACTGTGGAGTGAGCATGTGGCCCCTGATGGGCGCATCTACTACTACAATGCTGACGACAAGCAGTCCGTGTGGGAGAAGCCCAGCGTGCTCAAGTCCAAGGCAGAG CTCCTGCTGTCCCAGTGTCCCTGGAAAGAGTACAAGTCGGACACAGGCAAACCTTACTACTACAACAATCAGAGTAAGGAGTCCCGCTGGACCCGGCCCAAGGACCTGGATGACTtggagg CTCTAGTCAAACAAGAGGCTGCAGG GAAACAGCAGCAGCCACAGACACTACAGCCACAGCCTCCTCAGCCTCAGCCCGATCCCCCACCTGTGCCGCCTGGCCCCACCTTGCTGCCCACAGGCCTCCTAGAACCTGAGCCAGGTGGGAGTGAAGATTGCACTGTGTCAGAGGCTGCCCAGCCCCTGGAGCAGGGGTTCCTGCAGCAGCCAGAGGAGGGCCCCAGCAG TTCTGCTGGACAGCATCAGCCACCAcagcaagaggaagaagaatcAAAACCGGAGCCGGAGAGGTCTGGTCTCAGTTGGAGTAACCGGGAGAAGGCAAAGCAGGCCTTCAAGGAGCTGCTGAGGGACAAG GCTGTCCCCTCCAATGCTTCGTGGGAACAGGCCATGAAGATGGTGGTCACTGACCCCCGTTACAG TGCCTTGCCCAAACTGAGTGAGAAAAAGCAGGCATTCAATGCCTACAAAGCACAgcgggagaaggaggagaaggaagaggcccGGCTAAGAGCCAAGGAGGCCAAGCAGACCTTGCAGCATTTCCTGGAGCAGCATGAACGCATGACCTCCACCACCCGCTACCG GCGGGCAGAACAGACGTTTGGGGAGCTGGAGGTCTGGGCTGTGGTCCCTGAGAGGGATCGAAAAGAGGTTTATGATGATGTCCTCTTCTTCCTGGCCAAGAAGGAGAAG GAACAGGCTAAGCAGCTGCGGCGCCGCAACATCCAGGCCCTGAAGAGCATCCTAGATGGGATGAGTAGTGTCAACTTCCAAACCACCTGGTCCCAGGCCCAGCAGTACCTCATGGATAATCCCAGCTTTGCTCAGGACCATCAGCTGCAGA ACATGGACAAGGAAGATGCGCTGATCTGCTTTGAGGAGCACATCCGAGctttggagagggaggaggaggaggagcgagAGCGAGCCCGACTTCGGGAGCGGCGCCAGCAGCGCAAGAACCGGGAGGCCTTCCAG ACCTTCCTGGACGAGCTGCACGAGACAGGGCAGCTGCACTCCATGTCCACCTGGATGGAGCTGTACCCAGCGGTCAGCACTGACATCCGCTTTGCCAACATGCTGGGCCAGCCGG GCTCCACCCCTCTGGACTTGTTCAAGTTCTATGTGGAGGAGTTGAAGGCACGATTCCATGATGAGAAGAAGATCATAAAGGACATCCTTAAG GACCGGGGCTTCTGCGTGGAGGTGAACACAGCCTTCGAGGACTTCGCCCACGTCATAAGCTTTGACAAGAGGGCTGCTGCGCTGGATGCAGGCAACATCAAGCTGACTTTCAATAGT CTGCTGGAAAAAGCAGAGGCACGCGAGAGAGAGCGGGAGAAGGAGGAGGCCCGGCGGCTGCGGCGCAGGGAAGCTGCCTTCCGAAGCATGCTGAGGCAGGCTGTGCCTGCTCTGGAGCTGGGCACGGCCTGGGAAGAG GTCCGTGAGCGCTTTGTGTGCGACTCAGCCTTTGAGCAGATCACCCTGGAGTCGGAGCGGATCCGGCTCTTTCGGGAGTTCCTGCAGGTACTGGAG ACGGAATGCCAGCACCTCCACAGCAAAGGCCGGAAGCACGGCAGAAAGGGCAAGAAGCACCATCGCAAGCGCTCCCACTCACCTTCAGTGAGTTGGCGG GGCTCTGAGTCAGGAGACGAGGAGCTGCCCCCACCCTCTCTCCGGCCCCCCAAGCGGAGGCGACGGAACCCCTCGGAGTCGGGCTCTGAGCCCTCTTCCTCACTTGATTCTGTTGAAAGTGGGGGTGCTGCCCTTGGAGGACGGGGTTCCCCCTCCTCTCGCCTTCTCCTCGGATCAG ATCATGGTCTTCGGAAagccaagaaaccaaaaaagaaaactaagaagagAAGACACAAGTCG AACAGTCCTGAGAGTGAGACAGACCCTGAGGAGAAAGCTGCCAAGGAGAGTGATGAGAAAGAACCAGAACAGGACAAGGACAGGGACCTCCGGCGGGCAGAGCTCCCTAACCGCTCCCCAGCCTTTGGGATCAAGAAGGAGAAG ACGGGCTGGGACACGTCGGAAAGCGAGCTGAGCGAGGGGGAGCTGGAAAGACGGCGGCGGACGCTCTTGCAGCAGCTGGACGACCACCAGTGA